aagaaaaataaggtTGAACTTGACAATATGAACTAGCGAAGGAATGTCTGCAACTTTTCCGATTTACTTAAGCTAAAGCTTAAGTGTAAACTattgctccaaccaggttgcttcttaaatagttttaaattactatgtaagatggtaattaaaaaaaaaaccggcaacaaagtttgttgtgggcttcttagaccagtacgGCTAGCATAGGGCAGGAGACGATTATCTgctcggggaaaggataaaactttatcttctcccacagctttatcaactctcagagcattggcgcagaagtggaaataatattatatgtgtaataataaaaatggctAATCTTCTCCTCCCGTTCGTTCCCGTGCTTCAGCAGGATATAAACGGGgctataatttttgtctcctctGCCTGTGCGCGTTTGCAACCCTATGAGGGTTGCaagttgctttagttttaagttgacgaattctatgtcatattttactttatttgaataaagaaatatttgactttgacttaatgGTTTGAGGGTTCCAGCAAAACATTGGTTTCATCGAATATTCAATTATGAATGAAAAGAACATTCTGCAAGTTGCAACATTTGAAATGTCATAATACTATTTGACAGATCATAGGAGTAGTCCATAGAGTAGGGTAAAGTCAGTGGACTTGGAGTGTGGGTAAAATATTTAGTACCTACAAAGTACCTATAGGTCATTTCAGTAGGTAAATCGTACTAAGTAATCGACTTCGATTATTAATTTTAGCTGTATTGAaaagggcgggaaacttcgtacatggcggacgcgctttttcaaatttttctttgattttactgtaaactcgtcttgaaaaggatttggtgttgtttatattgaactgtaacttggcctgtcaatttgtgcacacgtgttagtgagattccggtgtaatttcggtgttttatgtgaatttacacagcagcagaaatagttgttattggtgatattcgtataaatctaaccgtatttggtgttggttaaatatttattatgtgtctgtagttatagtgtttccagtaaaatggatctagatacacctcctgagccgcccgacccgggggcatcagcctcgtctcgcaaacgacaaggagaggataccaacgtatatgcggccaaaaaaactataactgatcctactcaggtaaacccatccgttcaaagcctttacatacatccttccttcaccgaaggcgccaagtcatactctgacgatgataatgggccttttatcgtccaagtctcacgggaagtggaggacccatcctctggagcgtcattacgggctataaatttcggtcaattcttgcacaaacacaaaattggttcaattatccacgacggcgtcaaaaatataggccgcaacaaaattactgtagagtttacttctgcccaagctgccaacaactttctggttagtccagttttgaagttatgcaaatatagagctataattcccacatacaacataaccagaatggggctggtgaaaggagttcccgtggactggtcgatggacgagcttgttgattcgctagagctcccgcctggctgtggtgaggttctgaaatcaaggcgactgaacagaaaatctgtcactgagggtgtcatcacttgggtgcctacccaatctgttgtcctaaccttcagggggcaaatgcttcctgctaaggtatattcataccacacctcactgccagttgaaacatataaacttccaacaatacagtgccagaactgctgccgttttggccacattaaaacaatctgcagatctaagcccagatgctacagatgtgctcagccccatacaggtgactcatgtttggtcatcaaggaattatctacatgtttacactgctctggtagtcattttgctactgataaagactgcccagaattctccaggcagcaatctattaaaatggtcatgtctcagaataataaatcttacattgaagcatcatctcagtttcctcctgtccgcaggtcctatgctgagataacaaaagaaatgtttactcctactaatgtaacttcctccaaaacctcctaccggcaaacagttttccgctctcctcgtccccgagctcctctagcaaagggctacgataaaaaagctgttcagactattgtcggtgattactcctcatcccttcctaatggatgcgctctcaacaacaatgttgagaaccctccctcccaaggtaaaatgcttgagtttatctccgaatttctacttagtattgtcgctccatgtagtgaaattcccttaccgcccaacgttgccaaaaacttaagccaactttttaaactactccaaaatgggcccaataaccctgctacagtggaactgtaaaagtttacgtcccaagaaacatgagttaaccttcataatcccaccattcttcctcccaaagtcccccgtcctttgagtgttaaatgttttttaatgtttgttttcagtccttattgtagatttttatgtaaatatatagtaagtaataaaattaaagtataatgtacaaaaaatatccgtgtaagatatatatgcatgtgttgtctgtgtccttaggttaaagagctaactagctaataacaactatttcttggtacaaattcaaaattaacttttcattagtttcaccgatcaatctccttcgtgccttcttcatctacaagacattggcgaaataccttgtgcccagttggcgcagacaaaagccataaacaagaattgaattgaattgaagtaCCTATaagtaatttgggaattttggTTTTTCGTTTGCTGGGTTTCCGACTGTCTATAGTGGATTACCGagtataaaaacaaacttaGGTATAACTGAGCTAGTTGTTTTCCATTTTTGGCTATTGTTTAACTGTACTtactatttaaaatcaaaacaagagCCAAAGAGAATAATCCTACCAATTCACGAGGGAGACCAGAAGACCCGAAGACCCGAAGGTACGAAAACTAAAGACTGGACTAGTGTCGTAGCCTAGACTCGAATCAGGGAAACCAAGAGGTTGGGCGAAAGCCGGtttggtttgtttgttattgtaatttgtatCTGCTTAAGTCATTGCGGTCTCTGTTGTTTTGTTTAGAATCATtcatttttttgcaattatgaGATGGAGATAGTCAAATATTTGTCCTATTTGTCAACTTACCTAATACTTTACTAAAGCTTGCCCTGGTACAAAGCCAACAAACAGCAGATCCTTGTACTCAGAAATTTGAGTGCCTTTGAGATTATCAATGGAACTTAGTTAAGCAAGACATTTCAACCCCTAAGCCTTACAGGTCTGGCTGATGTGACTATTAAACCGTTTTTCCATGTATCATTtctgcaattttttatgtattcctTTTTCTCAGTGTGAGTTCCAACccaacattataaaaataatcagcaTGGAGACTAATTGGAATTTGACGTTTATATTCAACTTGCAACTTTGTCCGTGAttgtttctttaataatatactgCTCCATTTTGGGGACCAAAAATTACTAGATGCAAGCTATATTTATGTTCCAAATTTTATCACTACCTGTGCATATATACCAAATCTGGTATCATACCTGgtactaagtaaaataaaacttacaaacCTAATAATTGCCAAAACAAAAAAGGAGATCATTGTATATAACCAACCTGCAGTGCCCACCAACAAACACAAGCAGCTTGgggggtctatgctcttaaactaTCTCTTCAACGAGGGCTGTGCCCAGCATTGggaaagctttaatttaatattgcgATGAgaattaaagatatattattggTCTCAGTATTTAAATGCAAGAACAAAGAGATCAGAGTGGACAAATAGACCATGAGTATagaaaaaggaattattatgaTTGAACTGACAACAGTACTCATATAGGATGGGCTCAAACATTTATTGAATAACTACACATGAGATTTACTTTATATGTTTACCAAGcttacagtttttatttttctttttgattatTTGGGTATTAAAGACTTTTATAGTAATGCCTACTTGTATCCTCAAATactaatttttatattctttttttaaaggaatCAATACCCTGCTACATAagtgattatattattacgGTAATTATGGCTGGCCCCATGGAAAGAATTCAAGTACTTGACGATATCGAAAAGGATATCATAACATGTTTACAATGTGCAGGTTAGTATCTGTGTCAATTTATTtggttatatacaaatatatttacaaatagtGCTAGTATTATGTGTACTGAGCTAAGCcttaaggaaatatttatttatttgggctTCCTCTACTTCTGTTGCTGGGCCTTTCTCAGTACATGGTTGGCTGGAACTGTCCTTTGTATGTGTGGCTGCTAATGTAGCTCCCTGACGGATCACTCCAGTCAGCCAGGCTCACTGCAGAAATTAGCAGGCAACTAAGGTCGCtgagtgcttcagggagtgttGCTAAGAAGCCAAGGTGTCCTGCATGTTGTTATGttactccattgcattggagcattatatttatttcatctatCTCTATGCATGCTGTGCATAAAGAAAGACGTTTATTGAATGGGCCGTCCCTTTTATCATACCTACAGCTGTCCTTAGTTTGTCCCACTATAATTGCAGTAATTTAGTTTTCATGTCAGTGTAGTATGAGATTGTAATCCCTCTTATAGAATCACAATTTTGGTGCTCAGTTTAACATAAGTGGCAATGTTTTGTGAATAAACAATCAGATATCTGCTTCCTTGGCTCTAGCTATTGGCTGAAATTTCCACAAATAACTGTGATAAACTGACACTGATATATCACTACTCTGCCCTACTTTATGGAAACAGTCTGTCCACTATGTTGCTTATCTTACATCTCCATTCTGCTTCAGTGGAAGATGGACCTGATGCTAAAAGCATCCAATATTTACTcaagacaaaatatttttatgcaaactCCCATTCTAAATATTCAATACTAACCAACTTTTGGAAGAATATCATCTGATTTGTGCATATTACAGGAAACATGCTGGGCCCTGTAGTAGCATCTATACACTGTTCCAATTTACCACATGAGCTGTATCTtttataatactattataaatatttgtgaaagcaaattttgtatattttacaccttcttttatattaataattgttttcttgCAGCTCAAGCATTGTTAGAGTTGGGAAAAGAAAAATCTAGCCAGAAGCAAGCTGAAAGTAATACCTCTCAATTCCTACGAACTCTGAGCCAAGTTGAATCAAAATTAAGTGATCAAATTAATTACTTGACTCAAGTTTCTACCGGTCAGCCACATGAGGGGTCAGGTTATGCATCCCAGAAAGTCTTACAAATGGCATGGCATAGACTAGAGCATGTAAGATCCTGGGTGAATGAGCTAGACAGACTGAAAGCCTCTCACTTGGCTACTGCAAATCGCACAGCAGGTGTTTCAAATGGCAATATGACATCTTCTAGTACCAGTACCCAATAATAACATATACCTATGTTTTAAGAAACTCTgagcttttatttattgttactgttcagtaaaatattattacttgaaTACTATGTCACTTAGTTAATATATTGACTAATTTGGTCCTGTTGCTTAAATGTTCCAAAACCTACTTttcgaataaaaaacaatatgatGCTCTAAGTGCACCATTTCGGCCATAATACATAATATGCTTATTACCTATGTAACCTTTATCAACCAATTCCCCGCCCACTATAAGACACCATGCTggcgaagtgcggattggtaaactttaacacgcctttaagaactttatggagaactcccaggttTCGTTCGCTAGCAAAACAAAtgatatttcaataattaaattagaaacgcacataactctaaaagtggaaggtgcgtgccgggcatcgaactcggtcgcccgaaagggaggccgtaGCCTTAATTGCTAGGCTATCACTGCGTCATATACCTAAtttaagttacaaataaaacaaaaaaataaacagataggtacctacatgaTATGGTATATGATATATCTTCTCATGatatggtgttattgtatattttcatatgctgtgtttacttttaagaaaacattacacttaaatagaatagttaaaattttataaacggttgtattagtgtaagtgtttgtaagtaaacctaataaataaaataaaataaaatacatatctaAGCTAAGAAAATCATTAGACTGGCCTTGGACTTTAAGATTTTTGATCCCAATGGTAACGAAATGCTATTGAAGGATGTgtgtatcgattataaagca
This Pararge aegeria chromosome 3, ilParAegt1.1, whole genome shotgun sequence DNA region includes the following protein-coding sequences:
- the LOC120637090 gene encoding mediator of RNA polymerase II transcription subunit 11 encodes the protein MAGPMERIQVLDDIEKDIITCLQCAAQALLELGKEKSSQKQAESNTSQFLRTLSQVESKLSDQINYLTQVSTGQPHEGSGYASQKVLQMAWHRLEHVRSWVNELDRLKASHLATANRTAGVSNGNMTSSSTSTQ